Within the Streptomyces sp. NBC_00353 genome, the region CGCAGTGTCCCGGGTGAACGAGGGGAACCGTCGCGACGGGCGGGGCCCGACAGGCGGACCACCGCTGGGAACGGAGTCGCCGGGGGCGGGTTCGCCGGCAGCGGGGTCGCTGCTGCCGGAGCCGACGCCCGCGGCTTCGGCCGTCGCTTCGGCACTGGTTTCGCCATCCGCGACTTCGGCATCCGTAGCCTCTTCGCCCGCAGGCCCGGCGTCCGGGCCCTCGACCGCAGCGCTCACGCCCTCGCCCGGCACGCCCTCGGCACGCTCATCCGCACCGCGCGCGCCTCCGCCCGGCGGCACCGGAATCGTCCGGTCCGCCGCAGCGGCCGGGTCGGCCGGACTCGTACCAGCACCCATGAGGTTCCTTCCGGATCAGGTCGGTCGGCTCAGTCGGCGGAGACGGAAGCCGCGGCGGCCGCATCGCGCTCGGCCGCCTCGACCACGTTGACGAGCAGCTGGGCACGGGTCATCGGGCCGACACCGCCCGGGTTCGGGGAGATCCACGCGGCGACCTCGGCCACCCCGGGGTGCACATCGCCGACGATCTTCCCCTCCTCGTCCCGGCTGACGCCGACGTCGAGCACGGCCGCGCCCGGCTTCACGTACTCGGGCCTGATGATGTGCGGCGAACCCGCGGCGGCGACGATG harbors:
- a CDS encoding DUF3017 domain-containing protein, which produces MGAGTSPADPAAAADRTIPVPPGGGARGADERAEGVPGEGVSAAVEGPDAGPAGEEATDAEVADGETSAEATAEAAGVGSGSSDPAAGEPAPGDSVPSGGPPVGPRPSRRFPSFTRDTARPEGGGRAASGDAPAPARQWPLLAVLCTAGIGLLIVAVNPFAEAFRIGTILIGVALIGGAVLRCVVPSVGMLAVRSRFTDLVTYGLLGVLIVLLALVAQPKPWLDVPFLEHAVRFTIR